The nucleotide sequence CGGCCAGCCCCGCCAGAATCACCAGGACAGCCTTCGCCGTCCCCTGCCAGTGACGGGTCTCCAGCCAAAATTCCGCCCGCGCCGCTTTCACAAATCCGGTCATGCCCGCATACCCTCCCGTGCCCACTGCTCCAAGGAGCGTCCGGTGCGGCCGCGCAGATCGTCCGCGTCCGCGTCGACGGTCAACCGGCCGTCCGCGATGACCCACACCCGTTCGAGCAGCGTCTCGATTTCGCCGATCTCATGGGTGGAGATGATCGCCGCCGCCCCGCGCACGGTGAGCACGTCGCGCAGAAGCGCCTGGACCATGACGCGCGAAGCCGGGTCGAGCCCGGAAAGCGGCTCGTCCAGAAGGAGCAGCCGACCGGGGCGCGAGAGCGCGAGCGCCAGGCGCACCCGTGCGCGCTGGCCTTTGGAAAGGGATTCGACAGGCTGGTCCGCGCCGACGTTCAACCTGTCGAGCAGTTCCATGTAGGTGGACATGTCGAATCCGCCGGCGACCGCCGTCATCCAGGTCCCGTGAGCGCGGGGCGTGATGTTCGGGTAGAGTCCGCCCTGGTCGGGACAGTAGACGACGTCCCGCGAGAGCCTGT is from Clostridia bacterium and encodes:
- a CDS encoding ABC transporter ATP-binding protein produces the protein MNSALVRVDGLAYRYTRTWVLNGVSFEVSEGQVIGLFGPNGAGKSTLLQLMCGLLAPGRGTLRVCGVEWGAGTWQLAPLAVRYRLSRDVVYCPDQGGLYPNITPRAHGTWMTAVAGGFDMSTYMELLDRLNVGADQPVESLSKGQRARVRLALALSRPGRLLLLDEPLSGLDPASRVMVQALLRDVLTVRGAAAIISTHEIGEIETLLERVWVIADGRLTVDADADDLRGRTGRSLEQWAREGMRA